The Juglans regia cultivar Chandler chromosome 10, Walnut 2.0, whole genome shotgun sequence genome includes the window TTTCTCATGTTAGTGATGGACAAGAAATCATACAAACTTTGTTTGAACGGAGATAGGGTTAAGAAGtctcatttagatgttgagttgagatgagttaaatttcttataaataatagtgaattgagatattgaagtgagttttatGAGGTTTACCTAAGATGAGCTtaaatgtatttagatattaagatgagtttagggttaatttggatttaaagatgagatgagatgttttggatgaaaattgaaaattaaaaaaaatattattaaaatattattttttaaatttataattgttttgggatttgaaaatgttaaattgagatttgaaaaagttaaattatttattatattttgtgtgagaatttggaaaagttgtaatgatgagatgagatgagatgagaggaaatactttctgaatccaaactgggctctagatgtatttatgagaaattgaaaaaggttgtgggtctcgcatgtaaagaagtgttgggttgaaaaaggttataggtcccacgtgtaaagaggtttcgatttgagtgattttaggctcagtttggattgagaaacactctcgatccatcttatctcatctcatcattacaacttttataaattttcatataaaatacaataaacaatttaactttttcaaattttaaaacaataataatattaaaaaataatattttattcaacttttaacttttatcttaacatctcatctcatttcaactcattatctaaatttataataatttgagagttggatgtttggatgttaaactcaacttaaaattagactaaactaaGTTGACTTCAATATCTTCcaacatccaaacggagcctatctcaaagtaaatatttttttttttttgaatagaaAGTAAATATATACTGCCATTATGATAAAGTTAATAACCTTTATTAATCTGTcggtgacaaaaaaaaaaaaaaaaaaagatgcatgaattgagaaaactaaaaagacaaatattaataaattaaaagaatatactAATTCGTAATAAAAATTACTACtttaatgagataaattatttttggtttaATAATTTCAACTTTTCTAAGAAAACCAATAAGACGTGTCAGCAAAACTCCAAATTCGAAAATTACACATTTAATCTCTAATACTTAGATGGAGATATTGTTTTTATCACTTGTATCgtatttgacaaaattttatgTCTAATCAAGGCGGTAGTGTCTAGCTTGGGGGCTAACAACGTGATGGTCATATTGGACAATCATATAAGCAAGCCCGGATGGTGTTGCAGCAACTCTGATCGCAATGGGTTCTTTGGCGACCAGTATTTCAACCCGGACCTCTGGATTGAGGGGCTAACTCGGATGGCAACCATCTTCAATGGCGTGGACAATGTTGTCGGCATGAGCTTGAGGAATGAGCTTCGAGGCCCCAGACAAAACGTGTATGATTGGTACAGGTACATCATACATAAAAGGGCTAGCCTAATCTTGTGCACAATGCTCAGCTCCTCCACAAATAGATTCATGTCAATGGTTCTTTTTGTTCAATTCTTTTGTGTTAGTTCtaattttcagttttcaaaCAAACTAGGTACATGCAGAAGGGAGCAGAAGCAGTGCATGCAGCAAACCCAGATGTTCTGGTCATTCTCTCTGGCCTCAACTACGGCAAAGACTTGTCATTCCTCCACAATCAACCAGTGGACCTCACATTCACGGGAAAGCTAGTGTATGAGACGCACTGGTATGGTTTTTCAGATGGGATGGCATGGGAATCTGGCAACCCGAATCAAGTGTGCGGGAGAGTGGTAGATAACATGATGAGATTGTCAGGATTTTTGTTGGAACAAGGATGGCCGTTGTTCTTGAGTGAGTTTGGGATAGACCTAAGAGGTACCAGTGTGAATGACAACAGGTATATGAATTGCTTCTCGGCTGTGGCAGCTGAACTTGACCTGGATTGGGCCCTCTGGACACTTGCTGGGAGTTATTATATGAGAGAGGGAGTTACGGGATTAAATGAGAACTTTGGTGTGCTTGATTGGAATTGGTGTGATACACGAAATGCATTCTTCTTGCAAAGGATCTCTGCTCTGCAATCTCCTTTTCGAGGtatattaatgatgataaatgcctttcttcttcattttaacTACTATCATCCTTTCGACATTTCAGGATTGTGCTCATGTGACTTGCAGGGCCTGGTCTATCGCAAACTAGACTACACAAACTAATCTTCCATCCATCAACTGGTCTGTGTGTTCTAAGAAAAAGCTTGCAGGAGCCATTAAGGTTGGGTCCCTGCACAGACTCCGATGGCTGGAACTACACACCACAGAAAACTTTAACCGTACAGGGAACATATTTCTGCCTACAAGCACAAGATTTGGGAAAGCCAGCAAGACTTGGCATAGTCTGCAGCAGATCTGGTTCAAAATGGGAAACCGCCTCGGATTCAAAGATGCATCTCTCAACCGAGCTTGACAGTGGTGCTACCGTTTGCCTAGATGTAGACTCCACTAATACCATAGTCACAAATACTTGCAAATGCATAAGCAGAGATGATATGTGTGACCCAGGAAGCCAGTGGTTCAAGCTTGTTGACAGTACAAGAAGTTCAAGCTCTACAGAATCATTCTGATAAAGCTCAATCTTGGCTTTGCCTGGTAAGGATTCTATATGGATGCTTTTATGATCAGCAATAGAGTAACCAGACAAGCCATTCGCAACTGTAAAGATAACCATACCTCATGTAAATTGTGAAGCTCCTCCATATGCCCATATATATTAGTCCCAATACAacaaaaaggaggaaaaaaccCAAACGGTTAGCATCTATTTTAAGAAGCAAAGATCAGTGTACTTGAGCTGATTATCTatgttagaggacatggttgtaattagtatagttTATGATTATACAATGGTCAtttgtatgtagtatgtataAAATGTTTAATGTTAATGAACATAcgaattcattctctctctctatgttcgACTACATAGTATAATAGAAAAGTGTAGTCAGCTAGTGGTGGTTGTGCGACGGAGCTAGTACTGGTTGTGGTTGTGCGACGGAGTTAGTGGTGGTTGTGTTAGACCTTCACGTCGAATTGCCTCTAGAGATGccgcacatgccctagtcatgaTGGGGACATGCACATTGGCTAGTCCACAAGCATGCCTTGGCTACGTGGGGTGACACGCATGTGGCGCCcacccagcatgcatgcatgccttggcccgcgCGATGGCACACACGGGGCGCCTAGCATGCGGGCCAGCGAGGTTAGTGAGTGCTAGTCCATCCACGCAGTCATGCACCGTGCGCCCATGCGCTCGGCATTGCACGCAACAGCTTGCTCATGCGCATTCTAGTGTGCAGGCCCATGCGCACGCTTATGGGCCGCGTGGCCCTGCGCGTGCCCATGCACCACACAACCAGCCCCCGCCCGCCCGCGAGCGCTCGCACACACGCACAACTCTTGCCGCATGtcagcgaggttagtggcatgccccataggcatgccatccagcgcacggctccagcctgTGCCTTGTAGGCTAGGCCAGTGCCATGCCCACTGTGACGCCCTCAAATTCCGCTTGAGATCGgatggacatttgaagtgtcgagacatgcaacacaaggttacctgcccccgttcatgacataaaagatgcaatatttttaacatgcatctagcattatgtaatattcgcagcggataatttttttctttagcaatactatgcaccaaactaaaatatcccaaatacttttttttttataagtaaaatatctcaaatacttaaaacatactccatacttaacgacatactaaacaactaagatcacaataatagtccataaggttgtgatcaaaagagtgccggagattgaactccaccaatacaagtagtaatctgaggtaactattgtaataccatctacgtcgcatcgtcgcttagtcggccgtttccagttggtcgattcccggttctccttcagatcctaaaacaaaatctaccattcggagagaatggtagttgggactaccatagtgagatttgattacaaatctcagcaagttaacagaaaacttccacacaggttaatgatgcatgcatggcagtaaaagcatgaatgcgtaatcaaatcataagtaatcatagcataatttgacatacaacataacataactggcataacttaaactgaaactgaagcttagcatgaacgtgacttgaaacctagcatgaacgtgaacttgaaatataacatggacttaaaacataacatgaacgtgaacatgcataatttgaacatgaacttgagcatgacataacataaatgtgaacttggaacataacgtaaatgtgaacataacataacataaacttgaaacatattcttgtctcatgggattaccatgattgagtgaacgtaaacttgaacgtaacataacgtgaacttgaaacatgacttgaacgtgaaatacataaacttgaaatcttattcaatagacttaatcattaaagtgaccatatgggtgctacacaggtcccattgagccatgtgtccctgccgattaccgcatcacatcacaggtttctatactagctgtgagtgcgttaatacgtactccacaattgttgtggccccacgtattctacgtgtcacaattgctgtgtctaacgtagtgtatgctccacagttgttgtggccccatacttcatgctccacagttgttgtggccccatgacttatctgtttgtgccacacttgctgtggacacacgtaacataatgtgtggcaccatcagcgttagtgtctggcgcgctccggtgaccagctaattaggccccattcgcaacctgttgactgtacttcgtcaacccagagaatttcacacctatttagacactccagcgtgaacaaaggagttccactaggatattaccccatcctagcgcttagggtcgtgattgacatgaatgacttaactggcagacatgacatttcgtaacgtgacgtaacatgaacgtgacataaaagacagaaatcttgacgtagcataacgtgacatgaacgtaagacgacagacatgacatacttcgagacataaatgtaacagagaacatttcataacatggcatacttgtaacatgcaacatttcgtaacatgacataccatataacagaaaacatttcataacatggtgtaacatgtgacagtgaatcttacatgacatgaaatacatgtaacagatggcatacttaacttaacatgacatgcttgcaatgtataggaatacgtgacagaatatcttttgtaacagatgaataattcatgacagaataaattctgtgtaacagataaatatgtaatgacttggcatggcacatatgataacatgcatacatacaatttagttcccttacttatcactcatacacattaaactgatagtaagttaaaagctaacttacctcgatcgtcgcgttctactagaataaagcgcgaaacacgaggaactgtaaaagagttattctaaaagttagaaattaattactaacaattagaaatgtgaaaagagacaacttagagtaaaattaccattttaccctctacatgtgggcaaatgaccattttacccctaacttaaggatttgatatcctaattccaaaaattaccaaaatttacattcctcatgtaaattttgtcccaaactcaaatctcaactcagaaaaatttaaaaccaatcacaactatgaaaaactcactatggccgaaacctacataggccatttgtcttattttggttgcaattctttcaagttccaaaactcatgaataaaccaaaatcttgtaacaaagatcttcctatcctaagtttaaaaacacccttaaaactatccattaagaaaaagctaattatcaataccaaactttttgtaaaaagacccaaactttttaacaaaaagtaaaccttaaatcacaagttttgaccttaataaaaacatctccaagaattccaaaaaatcaaatcttacttctaacatattcataacatcatcctaagatcaaacatgctttaaaacatcaaacaaaactcaccaaaaaacacaaaacaacacttggagtttttggttttaaacttagtccaaaacagaaactgatttttcccaactaactatgatcaatctcttgatccatggcttaaagacatgtgatcttcaaactaacacatcacatagtttaaaaatgtgtcctaaagaagatccaaccatcaaacttaaaatcacatggctaaaatttaataaaacatggatctaactcaaaacatcaaagtttaggcctaaccgaaatcctcttgcatagaaaatcatatctttaaaaataatactaaatgtcttcgaaataacatcctaacatgtatataagaggcttaggatcatcatataaaaatatcaaagcctttggaataagattcaaccacgaaatattcaaactttcaccaaacagaaactgtttttccacttccagtttccaagtttctaactctaagaaaatctatcatcaaaacctttattcatgcaacaaaacctcaatgaaaatttataaacacatgttaacaacactccataaaattttcggaccaagataagtccattagcttggtcaaaacttccaaaacataacatactctccagtttcacgcccaaaatgacctttccatggttaaaaatacttttgactgatcaaatgagaatggaatgagactaataatatatccacggaaactagactcaaaggcgaacaacttatgtgaaggaatcatcgtgcgaaaatacttacaaagggtcgtaaacgGTCACACAAAAAggcccagaaatctgcccgagagagctcttttgggtttctctctaagaatgggagaaagaagtgataaaatggagagaagtatgtcttgtacgactttagacttctggagggagaagttatgggcttgaatgacccttgattggatgtggatatgtgacataaagtggagaatagagaggggcagagactgcttgcagcagctgtgaaagatggaggttgatggagtggatttctccttcacatcaaggcactattgggtgcagccaatggcagtggatggtctgccatgtgggggaggaaacttctccaagaagctttgccaaggtggccaatttcgtgggccttggtgggccccaccaagtgggcttcaatttggggtttaaagggggtttggttagggtttgagatgctatcaagcccaaaatcaatttttcttggcccaatcaaattcccaaggtttaaaaggttgaataatgatgtcataacaaggatttgattaattaatagcatgtggaagtgatttaatcaagtgattaaacacaatgctagaaatcggattaaaaagggtttggaggccaactttagggtttgggaaaaccatttagggttttggtttcaacctagcttttgggatttcaattggattccaatcatttagggttttgctagggttgaaaccctctttggtctggcacaatttggttgaacagatgaaacacaactttccttaggtgacatgatctcacaccttgattccttcacaaatctatctaatggttcttctttgtgtcaagtgtctaataccattcactaagtgtggctaaaatattgccaagtgtccaaataaaacttttctaacctaatttggacattccacacagtgattttgaaaacactgcaatgggtgcacttatcgaggttactattcactccaaaaaaatacataataaacttagtactaaaaaattctaaatattcatattaacttatagtgaaaatagtttaacgaaattcaaccctgaaatgcccttaaaaataattttacaattttcaacagacgtttcgtccggaattatgaaaataagttattgcgccataaaatcctaaataatcctctgagtccaatggcgtagaccataacgcattctgacacttctaactacctcaaataattaaactcatattactagcaccatagtgagtgataacactaactatgttgacagactaaaagcTATgagattggtcgattcgtaaagacttatgagattttcacgagattcctaaagtcaatagaaattccaccaatgaatttctagcgggctgttacacccagcctcaccgccaccaccattgGCGTCCTCCCATGCCGGTGAGCTTCCACCACCAAAGCTAGCTTCTACcttgcagccaccttccctATCACACGCACGCAGCAACCCACACATGGTTTCAACGTGCACAGCCCCTTTCCACCACCGTACGCAACCACCCACGACCACCGAGCACCGCCACGAGCCCCCTGAGCCTTCCCCCTTCCTCTTCCCTTTGACCCGAAGTCGGTATCCCCTTCCTCAGTCGCACGGAGCTCCTCCAACACACAGGTTCTCCATACCCATGGCTGAGCTATTCCTCCCacggccaccgcaccaccatcAAAGGCTTCTCCTCCCACTGGAgacctcccctagccacccCCATGTCCAGCCGAGTCACCTCGCtgccccactctctctcactctctcgtggGCCGTTCCTCCACCCCCAAGTTAGATCCTCCGCCGTAGAGCTGCCGCACCACCTTACCAATGCCACACCACCTCGCCAAGGTCCTCCCAAGCCCCTTCATGCTCAGCCCCTTCTAGATCCGCACCTCTAGCCACCTCCAATGGCCAAAATAGccactgtacgtgggttagctgccacgtacgacccttccgacatcATCAACTGTGACGGTTAGTGAGCAACACATTGGTTATCTCGTCAATGGTATACCCTCTATCCctttttatttatgttagatgttaattagttgattaggttgtagactgtgctgttagtattgtggagtttgttgtattgtgatgttctgtgtagtgaagtgttgggcgtagttaggggtgtaaccggtccggtccggtccggttttggacaaaatctaggaccgaaccggtatgtaccggttttgtatttttcaaaactgattacgccccgattaccctcctaaaccggtacttccggttttaccggtttccggtccggtccggtccggttttccggttttttttaaatgtaaaaaacatataataaagtgttaattcttattataaaatattattaaaaatttaatatatatattatgcttaaagcatatgatcaattaaatttttatctttaagattaaacttttattttataaattataacaacattatcttatatataattatattaataacatatgatcaaataaattacaaatgttcatatttaagattagcattttatgttattatttataaattataatataaaattttttcatatatgatatataattatatatattatatataaaaatttaacatataattatatattatatatataaatattttgtataatatataaattaatttttatatttttttttccaaccggtccggttcggtccggtccggtcccaaaaactacggaaccggaaccggaccggaaccggccggttttcataaaataggaaccggttccggaccggaccggttcaaaaccggatcaaccggtccggttcggtccggtccggtccggttttccggtttcccggtttaaatttacacccctaggcgtagttgggaagtgtgctgtgaagtgtagTGGgctgtgctgtgtagtgttgttGACTGTGCTGTATGGGTGACATGGCGTTGagtggattgggaagagtacacgtggggtgtactctgtgtggcgtagcatattgtgaagggagtacacgtggagtgtactctatgtgatggagtgatacaccatatggcgtgtatgccatagtggtgatgtggcgtagcgtgtgtgaagggagtacacatagagtgtactccatgtgatggagtgatgcaccatatggcgcatatgccgtagtggtgatgagttgtagtgtgtgtgaagggagtaaacgtggagtgtactccatgaggtgcagcgaTACACTATGTGGCGTGTCATAGAGATAAGGACGGTTGTGTAGTTGATGGGCATAGAGATTGGTGAGTAGtatcgggaactgtggaacagtgtcccgaagtagttgtGATGTGACTTTTAGTCTGAGGTAACAGGTGTCACTGTAATTaacttatggctgggagtatgtgtgaagtgaaAGAACAAGGGCAAGAGTGCTTAGGGAAGCATGaatggggaatgtcacgaaatgACATGGTTACTAGcagtcgtgcttatgatgggtgaggagttagtgtgaGAATGgtgtaacgggaacgtgacaagatgtcacgatgtgacaggagtacgtgagggaccatattcatgatgagttaggagttgatgtactaggatgtcaggtgacgtgacaaggtcacagtgtagcttggagtagtctcgagctatatgacttGACGTAAGGCAAAGTTGTGAATTGAGTCTTgttgtgttaagtgttgggatgaactgtcaaaaaggacgggtagcatgaagagtcatgctagcagGGTTAAGAGTAGGTTGGTATCGAAGTATGGCACTTGTCCGTATGAGCTTGTGATCAATGTGTTATATGTTGGTATtaagtgataaaggggtaaggtacatgtgtaatctagtGAGACACACGTGCCAGATGGATTCATcgtatgtaatgggtaatttgtcctaagcatggttacacgtgtcagagttggcttagagccatgtggcgtgtatggatgggaacaaggatttagtgtgagctaaggtgCACAgaggtagtgacgggtgtattgtctaggattggggtGCGTGACTCCGTCGATCAGAATCATGTGTCGGAATGTGGTCAACAGGAAAAGCAAGgcgaaggtcttagtgtcttaaccctaaagtgaatcatgggttcactttagtggatgagcacccGAGGTAGAACGTcaagtttggaagaggtagtgaccgtaagtgtatcccgaaggttttagcatgGTAAAGGGCTCGTAAGAGCACTGGATAAAAGGAGAGTGTTCCTAGTGAAGTGTAGCTCTacttctagtttaagttgcttatatactagatagagaatgacgctaaggttatatgtatgcatgtaggttgccatctgacacgcacatgaatggattgcataatatgaaagtagcatggagtccaggtaagtattacgttcatactcttctagagttttttaaaatatacgaaaatgaaaacgaaatgcttttcctttacgatgccTTACAAAACGACACGAAATATGTTTTACGAAAAAgtgctaagtataagtgttcaattgtatacgtatgtatggccttccttggcagcccctttttacacacccaaaagtattaattgtatgcatgtgaatggatgactatacgtagtatctattgtatgtgttttctaagaaaagaaatgtcGAGGCTTATGCCTGATGCtttaactgatgctttaaacgacgcgaagaaagtgttttaaaaggtccctatgaactgatgttttaaggatgccataaactgatgctttaaatgatgccatgaaagacgatgtttaagcccatgttcttaaatgatgtttttccatgaatgacctgttaaatgaaaaggactacATGAAAGGACTGAAcattaatgtatgaaaatatgtaatggccatatgaatgaatggaaaagggtaccaatgaaatgggcagattgcaaagCTGGGGAAGTGGTACtagtagtgcacctagtgctgccccccatgaaagggattcccaacctgtggccacgggtggaGTTCAGGTACAaaagaagaccgctaaccccaacacacgaggTGTAACAGTGTGTATCGGCCAATGAAAATGATACGAAATAATGGATGAAAGCatgaactctttaagaaatgaaggcactgatgggagatatgttttacgaaaagaaaacccctcttaaagaaaaaccccgtccaatGACGGTTTTAAACAAATGCacacatgcatgtatgtatagtatgtatggtatgatgaatgcatgaatgaaatcctatgttgttatattttaactgtatgaagtaatgcttacgagtcatcgactcattttaatttttatgtatgcccctcccccatAGGTATTGGATGAGCAGTATGTGTCAGGATAGACAcgacccatggggaagagcacagaagtctagggatgagtgtttaaatgtataagaggcctttttattgttaaaattaatgttttccgctgtaaacctcttttattctcaaagcaaattttattttataacgtagagtctttcACCCAAGGTATGgaagcaaaaagttttaaatcgaatggtaattcccgtcatcttttctaaaaccattttataaaaagtcacacCACAAGGACATGCGTTACACAACTTACTTGTGATGTCGTGCACAAAGGGTAAATAGGCTAAAGAAGCAATCGGCTGAGGATTCTTTAGATACTCCAGAGGGTTGCTGAAAGTGTTAGAGTACCACAGGGGAGTGTACGCACAACCCAGCCCTTTCTGGAGTTGAAGTGGAGCATCTAATTTGTTCTTCATCTAGTGTGAGCAGAGGCAGtttcaaagaaaggaaaaggtaGATTTGTTTTACTCAGCCTCATCGGATTTCCTTGCATATTTCAAAGCCTTTAATCCATGGTATTAATGTGTGTTTTAAcctcataaaaatcaatactttCATGAGGAATGTGACGAGTGTGAAAACATATGAATGTTTACCTCTGGGTAAAAGATCTTAGGGACTGTTGTTGTGGGTTTGACAGTTAAtgaaatttttagaatattgTTATTGTTGGAGACAGTAGTAGCCAAGATATTTTCagcttgtttgtttgcttcagCTTGAAGAAGGCTCATGTGATGTTCAACGTTAAAACCAGAATTTGTACCTCGTTTGGAATAAATCTTTCAGCTATCTCACTTTCATAACAGTGTTCACCAGCTGACTTTACTCCCAGTGtaagggttttattttattatatcattaactttgATAAGACCAGATTTTGTAATCTAATGGATAATACTAATACCCACGAAAAGAACCAGTGGAAATTGAACATTTTCCACGAAAATTGATGAAGTTGAACATGCTAATTGCGGCGAGCCAGTCGAATTTTGCCACGAGATGTCTCGTAGAAAAGGTATTTATTGGCCATGACTGAAACCTTTCATGGGACATAACGCTTTTTCTGACGAGTTTTATCCCACGAGCTTCCCATGACGAAATTTTGTGGGAATATAGCTTTTCTCACAAAATGTCCGCTTTTTGCCACAAAAATCATTTGTGGGAAAAACctatatttcttgtagtggttgCATGTTCTTCTGTTGCACCACTCCATTTCATAAGGACTTTTGTAATGGCTAGATTAACCCTCTACCCACTGCACCTCCATAAAGTTTGCTTAAATTAGGCTCTGGTCATAGCTCTCCATTTGAGTCAACTGGAGGAAGTGT containing:
- the LOC108999736 gene encoding glycosyl hydrolase 5 family protein-like, which encodes MGRFFFFLVVFFLCILWIPSIVLQSKPVSALPLYTDSRWIVDDEGQRVKLACVNWASHMEAVVAEGLSKQPMDAISKRIKSMGFNCVRLTWPLFLATNDSLASLTVRQSFQSLGLSESVVGIQANNPSIVDLPLLQAFQAVVSSLGANNVMVILDNHISKPGWCCSNSDRNGFFGDQYFNPDLWIEGLTRMATIFNGVDNVVGMSLRNELRGPRQNVYDWYRYMQKGAEAVHAANPDVLVILSGLNYGKDLSFLHNQPVDLTFTGKLVYETHWYGFSDGMAWESGNPNQVCGRVVDNMMRLSGFLLEQGWPLFLSEFGIDLRGTSVNDNRYMNCFSAVAAELDLDWALWTLAGSYYMREGVTGLNENFGVLDWNWCDTRNAFFLQRISALQSPFRGPGLSQTRLHKLIFHPSTGLCVLRKSLQEPLRLGPCTDSDGWNYTPQKTLTVQGTYFCLQAQDLGKPARLGIVCSRSGSKWETASDSKMHLSTELDSGATVCLDVDSTNTIVTNTCKCISRDDMCDPGSQWFKLVDSTRSSSSTESF